From Terriglobales bacterium, one genomic window encodes:
- the narH gene encoding nitrate reductase subunit beta: MNVRSQVSMVFHLDKCIGCHTCSIACKNIWTDRRGTEYMWWNNVETKPGTGYPTAWEDQGKYKGGWEKKGDEIGLKSQNKGDALFKIFHNPNQPTMDDYYEPWTYDYQHLFNAPEGADQPTARPISMVTGEYINIEAGPNWDDDLGGSPVYAENDPNLEALTPEQREQLFATERLVFFYFPRICNHCLNPACVAACPSGALYKRGEDGIVLIDQKRCRGWRACVAACPYKKTYFNWATGKSEKCILCFPRLETGQAPACFHSCVGRIRYLGVLLYDADRIEEVAKLPDDQLIEGQRSLILDPFDPEVIAAARTSGVHDSVVESAQKSPVYQFVKVWKMALPPHLEYRTLPMLFYVPPMSPVMANKQNDVIDNNTTEFFHDIESSRVPIAYLARLMGCNQESKVRYALRKQKAVRWYRRAVTVGDISMETAQRMLAEADCSPCEAEAIYKLTSLCTFDDRFVIPPMHREEALEMMKDPYEHKASTGFGFVGAPQRGM; the protein is encoded by the coding sequence ATGAATGTGCGTTCGCAGGTTTCGATGGTGTTCCATCTGGACAAGTGCATCGGGTGCCACACCTGTTCCATCGCTTGCAAAAATATTTGGACGGACCGTCGCGGGACGGAATACATGTGGTGGAACAACGTGGAAACAAAGCCCGGAACAGGCTATCCAACAGCATGGGAAGATCAAGGCAAGTACAAAGGCGGATGGGAAAAGAAAGGCGACGAGATCGGCCTCAAGTCGCAAAACAAAGGCGACGCACTTTTTAAGATCTTTCATAACCCGAACCAGCCCACCATGGACGACTATTACGAGCCGTGGACCTACGATTATCAGCACCTCTTCAACGCTCCGGAAGGTGCGGATCAGCCCACGGCTCGGCCTATCTCGATGGTTACGGGCGAGTACATCAATATCGAGGCTGGACCGAACTGGGATGATGACCTCGGCGGCTCCCCTGTTTACGCCGAGAATGACCCGAACCTGGAGGCGTTGACACCCGAACAGCGCGAACAATTGTTCGCTACCGAGCGACTGGTGTTCTTCTACTTCCCGCGTATATGTAATCACTGTTTGAATCCGGCCTGTGTCGCGGCGTGTCCGTCGGGTGCCTTATATAAGCGCGGGGAAGACGGAATCGTTCTGATAGACCAGAAGCGCTGCCGCGGATGGCGTGCATGCGTAGCGGCTTGTCCCTACAAGAAGACTTACTTCAACTGGGCCACAGGCAAATCGGAGAAGTGCATCCTCTGTTTTCCACGCCTGGAAACCGGCCAGGCTCCTGCGTGTTTCCATTCGTGCGTCGGCCGCATTCGCTATCTGGGCGTCTTGCTTTACGACGCGGACCGCATCGAGGAAGTCGCGAAGCTTCCCGATGATCAACTGATTGAGGGACAGCGCTCGCTCATTCTGGATCCATTCGATCCGGAGGTGATCGCAGCCGCCCGCACCAGCGGAGTCCACGATTCGGTTGTCGAATCGGCGCAAAAGTCGCCGGTGTATCAGTTCGTCAAGGTGTGGAAGATGGCGCTTCCTCCGCACCTGGAATATCGCACGCTTCCGATGTTGTTCTATGTTCCTCCAATGTCGCCGGTGATGGCGAATAAGCAGAACGACGTTATCGACAACAACACGACTGAGTTCTTCCACGACATTGAAAGTTCTCGTGTGCCGATCGCTTACCTGGCCAGGTTGATGGGCTGCAATCAGGAAAGCAAGGTGCGCTATGCATTGCGCAAGCAGAAGGCGGTGCGGTGGTACAGGCGAGCGGTTACTGTCGGCGACATAAGTATGGAAACCGCGCAGCGCATGCTGGCGGAGGCCGACTGCTCGCCTTGCGAAGCAGAAGCAATCTACAAACTAACATCGCTCTGCACATTCGACGACCGTTTCGTAATTCCGCCCATGCACCGTGAAGAAGCGCTGGAAATGATGAAGGACCCCTACGAACACAAGGCCAGCACAGGCTTCGGATTTGTGGGTGCGCCGCAGAGGGGAATGTGA
- the narI gene encoding respiratory nitrate reductase subunit gamma, translated as MTTTALLDMFSFAVLPYVAIFTFLLVTIERYRKAPFTYSSLSSQFLENGQHFWGLVSFHYGILALFVGHLIGFLLPRQVLWWNNRPARLYVLEISALVFGLMTLIGLCSAIHRRVFTSKARIVTSVADWVVLGLLVFQAALGIYISVFHPWGSSWFAASASPYIFSIFKFNPDTTYLTTLPWTVKQHITNAWLIIALFPFTRLVHVIVAPFPYLWRKPELVRWYGIRRIAPLWKRNLQTGAVAKAASVTKG; from the coding sequence ATGACTACCACCGCCCTGCTCGATATGTTTTCGTTTGCTGTTCTGCCGTATGTGGCGATTTTCACGTTTCTGCTAGTCACGATAGAGCGATACCGTAAGGCACCATTTACTTATTCCAGCTTATCGTCGCAGTTTTTGGAAAACGGGCAGCATTTCTGGGGTCTCGTTAGCTTCCACTATGGCATTCTCGCCCTGTTCGTCGGGCATCTGATCGGGTTCCTGCTGCCGAGGCAAGTGCTGTGGTGGAACAATCGTCCTGCCCGCCTTTACGTGCTCGAGATCAGCGCTCTGGTGTTTGGACTAATGACGCTGATCGGGTTGTGCAGTGCTATCCACCGGCGCGTGTTCACGAGCAAAGCGCGTATTGTGACCAGCGTTGCCGATTGGGTGGTTCTGGGCCTACTCGTATTTCAAGCCGCACTGGGAATTTACATCTCGGTGTTTCACCCGTGGGGTTCGTCGTGGTTCGCCGCGTCGGCCTCTCCGTACATCTTCTCCATCTTCAAGTTCAACCCAGATACCACTTACCTTACGACTCTGCCTTGGACGGTCAAACAGCACATCACCAATGCTTGGCTGATTATCGCCCTATTCCCGTTTACGCGCCTAGTCCACGTAATCGTGGCGCCGTTCCCGTACCTGTGGCGCAAGCCGGAGTTAGTCCGGTGGTATGGAATTCGGCGAATCGCACCACTATGGAAACGCAATCTCCAAACCGGCGCAGTGGCAAAGGCGGCTTCGGTAACGAAGGGGTAG
- a CDS encoding cytochrome c3 family protein codes for MLNGLLNAAGSRVATILLVVGLVFALLTAAPNLAMVHLPGNQQGYEPAQPIAFSHRLHAGELQVQCLYCHSGAERSRHAGIPAASTCMNCHRFVTATRGAVRAEDELAQQEKRSPRRIVSPELKKLYDALALDEKLQRDYTRPLQPIRWTKVYNLPDFVYFDHRPHVNAGVTCQSCHGSVETMERVRQSGDLSMGWCVNCHRGVNGAGLDGKGNFTTAPAPAFTGAKPVTRRVYASTDCSTCHY; via the coding sequence ATGCTGAATGGGTTACTTAATGCGGCAGGCAGTCGGGTGGCGACGATACTGCTCGTCGTTGGATTGGTGTTTGCGTTGCTTACAGCGGCACCGAATCTTGCGATGGTCCACCTTCCGGGGAATCAGCAAGGCTACGAGCCCGCGCAGCCGATTGCATTCTCGCATCGCCTCCATGCGGGCGAGCTGCAAGTGCAGTGCCTGTATTGTCACTCGGGTGCAGAACGCAGCCGACACGCAGGTATCCCGGCAGCCAGTACCTGCATGAATTGCCACCGCTTTGTTACGGCGACACGAGGCGCGGTTAGGGCCGAAGATGAGCTCGCCCAGCAGGAGAAACGCTCTCCCAGACGCATCGTCTCTCCGGAACTGAAGAAGCTGTACGACGCTCTTGCACTTGACGAAAAGCTCCAGCGCGATTACACCCGCCCGCTCCAACCCATCCGTTGGACGAAGGTCTATAACCTGCCCGACTTTGTGTACTTCGATCATCGACCGCACGTGAACGCCGGCGTGACGTGCCAGTCCTGTCACGGGTCGGTAGAAACTATGGAACGCGTGCGCCAGTCAGGCGATCTGAGTATGGGCTGGTGCGTTAACTGCCACCGCGGTGTGAACGGCGCAGGTCTCGACGGGAAAGGGAACTTCACTACCGCGCCTGCGCCGGCCTTCACGGGTGCAAAGCCGGTCACTCGCCGCGTATACGCTTCAACGGACTGCTCAACCTGTCATTACTGA
- a CDS encoding 4Fe-4S dicluster domain-containing protein, translated as MNGNDRSRYWKGPDKSTVPGDGEFAEELPRGTFMLKRRDFLHVAGFAAAVAATTGCSRAPVQNAIPMLVQPEQLVPGTSLHYATTCGGCSAGCGVLAKVRDGRPIKLEGNPQHPLSRGGLCAVGQASLLGLYDSQRLKSPLRDGKEVAWEALDTEVTSAFSDLRAKGGSLRLLTGSITSPTTRSVVDQFLNTFPNAKHVQYDAVSYSAILDAHERTHNIRAVPHFHFDRAAVIVAVDADFLGTWLSPVEYTAAYREGRKLNGARSSCSWHVQFESRMSLTGSKADERYTIGPAERSELLRQIADRIESLANGRTGLPARQLSVPPSAIEKVARKLWETRGRSIVVSGSNDVDEQLVINRLNHLLGNYGTTVDLTSPSYQAVGSDQALSALFDELQQGKVDALLVAGVNPVFDLPFAIDAIKHVPLVISFAQRMDETSLLAKYVAPGPHFLETWSDAEPVAGIITSSQPMVQQFGQTRTLAKTLSKWMGTSASDQEIMRQYWKMAYFPRQKYAASFDAFWDRSIQDGFFELAPALRNVAAFHATPVGVEQKAASRESGAYSLVLYPTMAMRGGSEAYNSWLHELPDPITKVTWDNYACVSPATATKMGLAEGDVVRISSGQLSLELPTYIQPGQHNDVVAVPLGYGSVLSKRFANIGPHWIDALPSVGTDGCVGKNAAGFVVFAGTRRFELPVRIQKTGSRQILASTQLHHELSVPETLAKLNPEPRPIIQETTLAAYKQNPNAGVHEHEEREDLWPADHPYKGHRWAMVVDLEACSGCSACVIACQAENNIPVVGKDEIRRNREMHWMRIDRYYSNRPDGRVDVAFQPVMCQQCENAPCETVCPVLATVHSEEGLSQQVYNRCVGTRYCANNCPYKGRRFNWFNYSRDDKLQNLVLNPDVTVRSRGVMEKCSFCVQRIEAARIDAKCQGRDIADGDIQTACQQSCPAKAIYFGDINDPKSEVAKKMRDPRRYRVLSELNLRPAVGYLTIVRNRDENKGGEHHG; from the coding sequence GTGAACGGAAACGATAGATCTCGCTACTGGAAGGGCCCAGATAAATCGACTGTGCCTGGTGATGGCGAATTCGCCGAGGAACTCCCGCGTGGCACGTTCATGCTCAAGCGTCGCGACTTCCTGCATGTCGCCGGGTTTGCGGCAGCCGTGGCTGCAACCACGGGTTGCAGCCGTGCCCCCGTGCAGAACGCGATTCCGATGCTGGTACAGCCGGAGCAACTGGTTCCAGGTACTTCGCTGCACTACGCAACCACGTGCGGCGGCTGTTCAGCAGGTTGTGGCGTGCTTGCCAAGGTGCGCGATGGCAGGCCGATCAAGCTGGAAGGTAACCCACAGCATCCGCTTTCCCGTGGAGGGCTGTGTGCAGTCGGACAAGCATCTTTACTTGGACTCTATGATTCGCAACGACTGAAGTCACCACTTCGCGATGGCAAGGAGGTCGCATGGGAGGCGCTTGATACCGAGGTAACCAGCGCGTTTTCGGATCTGCGGGCGAAGGGCGGATCGCTTCGCTTGCTGACGGGTTCCATTACAAGTCCCACAACGCGATCTGTCGTTGACCAGTTCCTCAATACGTTTCCGAACGCAAAACACGTTCAGTACGATGCGGTCTCGTATTCGGCGATTCTCGATGCGCATGAGAGAACGCACAACATTCGTGCGGTCCCGCACTTCCATTTTGACCGGGCTGCAGTGATTGTGGCAGTCGACGCCGATTTCCTCGGCACGTGGCTTTCCCCCGTCGAATACACGGCCGCCTACCGTGAAGGCCGAAAACTGAATGGCGCAAGGTCTAGCTGTTCGTGGCACGTGCAGTTCGAATCACGTATGTCACTTACCGGCAGCAAAGCCGACGAACGTTACACGATTGGCCCCGCAGAGCGCAGCGAACTACTGCGGCAGATTGCGGATCGCATCGAGTCGCTCGCCAACGGCCGAACAGGTTTGCCAGCACGACAGTTGTCGGTTCCGCCAAGTGCCATCGAGAAAGTAGCCAGGAAGCTATGGGAAACCCGCGGACGTTCGATTGTTGTCAGCGGCTCCAACGATGTCGACGAACAGCTAGTCATCAACCGCCTGAACCACCTGCTTGGGAATTATGGGACTACCGTTGACCTAACCTCTCCCTCCTATCAGGCCGTCGGGAGCGATCAGGCGTTGTCCGCTCTGTTTGACGAATTGCAGCAGGGGAAAGTCGACGCATTACTCGTGGCGGGAGTTAATCCGGTATTCGATCTGCCATTCGCAATCGACGCCATCAAGCATGTGCCGCTGGTTATCAGCTTCGCGCAGCGGATGGATGAAACCTCGCTTCTCGCGAAGTACGTCGCCCCCGGACCTCACTTTCTCGAGACCTGGAGTGATGCTGAACCTGTTGCTGGCATCATTACGTCGAGCCAGCCGATGGTGCAACAATTCGGACAAACGCGAACGTTAGCGAAAACGCTGTCGAAATGGATGGGTACTTCCGCAAGCGATCAAGAAATAATGCGGCAGTATTGGAAGATGGCGTATTTCCCGCGTCAGAAGTACGCGGCGAGTTTCGATGCATTTTGGGATCGGAGCATCCAAGATGGCTTCTTCGAACTCGCACCGGCGCTGCGGAATGTTGCTGCGTTTCACGCAACACCCGTGGGAGTTGAGCAGAAGGCCGCGTCGCGCGAATCAGGTGCTTACTCGCTCGTCCTCTATCCGACGATGGCGATGCGCGGTGGTTCGGAAGCATACAATTCCTGGCTGCATGAATTGCCTGACCCGATCACAAAGGTGACCTGGGACAACTACGCCTGCGTGTCGCCGGCTACCGCCACGAAGATGGGATTAGCCGAGGGCGATGTTGTCAGGATCTCTTCCGGACAACTTTCGCTCGAACTTCCAACGTATATCCAACCGGGGCAGCACAATGACGTAGTCGCGGTGCCACTTGGTTACGGCAGCGTCCTCAGCAAGCGCTTCGCAAATATCGGACCGCACTGGATCGACGCACTCCCCAGCGTTGGAACTGATGGCTGCGTCGGAAAGAACGCGGCTGGATTCGTGGTGTTCGCCGGCACGCGTCGTTTCGAATTGCCTGTTCGGATCCAAAAAACCGGTAGCCGTCAGATTCTCGCTTCCACGCAATTGCATCACGAGCTTTCCGTTCCGGAGACCTTGGCGAAGCTTAATCCCGAGCCACGCCCAATAATCCAGGAAACCACGTTGGCGGCCTACAAGCAAAATCCAAATGCGGGAGTACATGAGCACGAGGAACGCGAGGATCTTTGGCCGGCTGACCATCCATACAAAGGACATCGTTGGGCTATGGTCGTAGATCTCGAGGCATGCAGCGGTTGTTCTGCATGTGTGATCGCCTGCCAGGCCGAGAACAACATTCCCGTGGTCGGTAAGGACGAAATCCGCCGCAACCGCGAGATGCATTGGATGCGTATAGACCGGTACTACTCCAATCGTCCTGACGGCCGCGTGGATGTCGCTTTCCAGCCCGTTATGTGTCAGCAATGCGAGAATGCACCCTGCGAGACGGTGTGCCCCGTACTTGCGACGGTGCATAGTGAGGAAGGGCTTTCGCAGCAGGTTTACAACCGCTGCGTCGGCACGCGTTACTGTGCAAACAACTGTCCCTACAAGGGGCGGCGCTTCAACTGGTTCAACTACTCACGCGACGACAAACTTCAGAACCTGGTGCTCAATCCCGATGTGACTGTTCGGTCACGCGGCGTCATGGAGAAGTGCAGTTTTTGTGTGCAGCGCATTGAAGCTGCCAGGATCGACGCCAAATGCCAGGGTAGGGATATCGCGGATGGCGATATTCAGACTGCATGTCAACAATCGTGCCCCGCAAAGGCAATCTATTTCGGAGATATCAATGATCCGAAAAGCGAGGTAGCTAAGAAGATGCGGGATCCGCGGCGGTATCGCGTGCTTTCGGAACTGAATCTCAGGCCGGCGGTCGGCTATCTCACGATCGTTCGCAATCGTGATGAGAACAAAGGAGGCGAACATCATGGCTGA
- the nrfD gene encoding NrfD/PsrC family molybdoenzyme membrane anchor subunit → MADIAISPVAASTLDSAPRPLIEGRRSLSQVTRDVLAPMEGRPTALWFVALAASVTLLGLGATAVTYEIATGIGTWGLNRTVGWAFDITNFVFWIGIGHAGTLISAILFLLRQRWRTSVNRAAEAMTIFAVMCAGIFPIIHTGRPWFAYWMMPYPNFRGPLWVNFRSPLVWDFFAISTYFTVSAMFWYIGLLPDFATIRDKSASWWRRKIAGFLSLGWTGSYRTWQRYEVVYLMLAGLGTPLVISVHTIVSWDFATAVMPGWHATIFPPYFVAGAIFSGMAMVLTLMIIARKLMRLENYITLRHLGAMCKLVIATSGIVGLAYATEFFTAMYSGNQYEQFVFANRALGPFAWAYWVMVACNVIIPQLLWFPHIRTRVGAIFAISLFVNVGMWFERFVIIVTSLHRDFLPSNWSSYAPTRIEVATLLGSFGLFFTCFLLFCRFLPVIAVAEVKGVLKHTWPHSQVGDRDGNPVEVQHV, encoded by the coding sequence ATGGCTGATATCGCCATCTCCCCGGTAGCCGCATCCACTCTCGATTCAGCTCCGCGGCCGTTAATAGAGGGACGTAGGTCACTCTCCCAGGTCACGCGTGATGTCCTTGCACCGATGGAGGGACGCCCGACGGCGCTCTGGTTTGTGGCGTTGGCAGCCTCGGTAACACTGCTCGGCTTGGGCGCAACCGCCGTGACCTACGAAATTGCGACTGGCATCGGTACATGGGGTTTAAACCGAACGGTCGGATGGGCCTTCGACATTACCAACTTCGTTTTCTGGATCGGCATCGGCCATGCGGGCACATTGATCTCGGCCATCCTTTTCCTGCTTCGACAGCGGTGGCGTACATCGGTGAACCGCGCTGCCGAAGCAATGACGATTTTCGCCGTCATGTGCGCCGGAATTTTCCCGATCATTCACACCGGACGCCCTTGGTTCGCTTACTGGATGATGCCGTATCCAAACTTCCGCGGACCCCTGTGGGTAAACTTCCGCTCCCCTCTCGTGTGGGATTTCTTTGCCATTTCCACTTACTTCACAGTTTCCGCAATGTTCTGGTACATCGGGTTGCTCCCGGACTTTGCGACCATTCGCGACAAGTCGGCGTCCTGGTGGCGGCGAAAGATCGCCGGCTTTCTCTCGCTCGGTTGGACGGGTTCATACCGAACATGGCAGAGATACGAGGTTGTGTACCTGATGCTCGCTGGCCTGGGCACACCGCTGGTTATCTCCGTCCACACCATCGTCAGTTGGGATTTCGCTACCGCCGTGATGCCAGGATGGCACGCAACTATCTTTCCGCCGTACTTCGTTGCGGGCGCCATCTTCAGCGGCATGGCCATGGTCTTGACCCTAATGATCATCGCCCGCAAGTTGATGCGTCTGGAAAACTACATCACGCTGCGGCATCTCGGTGCCATGTGCAAGTTGGTAATCGCAACCAGCGGCATTGTTGGGCTGGCATATGCGACGGAATTCTTCACCGCTATGTACAGCGGGAACCAGTACGAGCAGTTCGTATTTGCGAATCGAGCGCTCGGGCCATTCGCCTGGGCGTACTGGGTCATGGTCGCCTGCAACGTGATTATCCCGCAGCTACTGTGGTTTCCTCACATCCGCACGAGGGTGGGCGCGATCTTTGCCATCTCGCTATTCGTGAACGTCGGTATGTGGTTCGAACGATTCGTCATCATCGTTACATCACTGCATCGCGATTTTCTGCCTTCAAACTGGTCAAGCTACGCGCCAACGCGGATCGAAGTGGCCACGTTGCTCGGCAGTTTCGGCCTGTTTTTCACCTGTTTCCTGTTGTTCTGTAGGTTTTTGCCCGTAATCGCGGTTGCGGAAGTGAAGGGTGTACTTAAGCACACCTGGCCGCACTCACAGGTTGGCGACCGGGATGGAAACCCGGTGGAGGTCCAGCATGTCTAG
- a CDS encoding DUF3341 domain-containing protein, which yields MSSRRLIGVFENEEKTIQAIEASRQRGYKVVDVFGPHGSHEIERAMALSPSRIPWVVFAIGLLGAGLKVWFEFWTTAQDWPLNVGGKPFNSLPAFVPVTFEVMVLFAAVSAVISFFIVCRLFPGKKTQVPVEGITDDRFALVLEQTDSRFDVAVVARLLFTLGAVAVREQLAEEVPA from the coding sequence ATGTCTAGCCGTAGATTGATCGGAGTCTTTGAGAATGAAGAAAAAACCATTCAGGCAATCGAAGCGTCCCGTCAACGCGGTTACAAAGTTGTGGATGTCTTCGGTCCGCATGGCAGTCACGAGATCGAGCGGGCGATGGCGCTCTCTCCTTCTCGTATTCCGTGGGTAGTGTTTGCCATAGGACTGTTGGGCGCTGGGCTCAAAGTTTGGTTTGAGTTCTGGACCACCGCACAGGACTGGCCGCTCAACGTCGGCGGCAAACCTTTCAACTCTTTACCCGCTTTCGTGCCCGTTACTTTCGAAGTGATGGTCCTGTTTGCAGCGGTGTCGGCCGTCATTTCATTCTTTATTGTGTGTCGCCTGTTTCCGGGAAAAAAGACGCAGGTGCCAGTGGAAGGAATTACAGATGACCGATTCGCCCTGGTGCTGGAGCAAACCGACTCTCGTTTCGATGTAGCGGTCGTGGCGAGATTGTTGTTTACCCTCGGCGCTGTCGCTGTGCGCGAACAACTGGCGGAGGAGGTGCCTGCATGA
- a CDS encoding cytochrome c, protein MNVRKRAFVNVFLLLLLVAVASTSWFLRSSVSNTNYEFLPDMAHSPRFAAYSSNPNFSDGQTLQAPPTGTIPREHQVLHYTSAQADALRAGAELSNPYGPGTNNSLQRGAKVFGNYCVVCHGSDGAGMGPVAQRGFPPPPSLLLPHAVQMRDGQMFHVLTYGQNNMPAYASQLTEEDRWNVITHVRSMQNASLKMSAAQTPPAVPKGEAQ, encoded by the coding sequence ATGAATGTACGCAAGCGCGCTTTTGTGAATGTTTTCTTACTCCTGTTGCTGGTCGCAGTGGCAAGCACGAGCTGGTTCCTACGAAGTTCGGTTTCCAACACGAATTACGAATTTCTGCCCGATATGGCGCATTCGCCCCGATTTGCCGCGTATTCTAGTAACCCCAATTTCTCGGATGGGCAAACCTTGCAGGCACCGCCAACAGGAACCATCCCGCGAGAACATCAGGTTCTTCATTACACCTCGGCCCAGGCAGACGCATTGCGTGCCGGCGCAGAGCTGAGCAATCCATACGGCCCTGGCACGAACAATTCACTCCAGCGGGGTGCCAAGGTGTTCGGTAACTACTGCGTCGTTTGCCATGGCTCTGACGGTGCTGGAATGGGACCCGTTGCACAGCGAGGCTTTCCCCCGCCCCCCTCTCTCTTGTTGCCTCATGCTGTGCAGATGAGAGACGGCCAGATGTTCCATGTCCTTACTTACGGACAGAACAACATGCCGGCTTATGCCAGCCAACTGACAGAAGAGGATCGATGGAACGTCATCACTCACGTGCGTTCCATGCAGAACGCTTCCTTGAAAATGAGCGCTGCACAGACACCTCCGGCTGTGCCGAAGGGAGAAGCGCAATGA
- a CDS encoding FAD-dependent oxidoreductase, giving the protein MPEYLTEFKHKEDVAAGTMAFHFRKPDGFQFRAGQAIDVTLIDPPETDAEGNTRAFSIASAPSDPDLVIATRMRNSAFKRVLKVAGPGLKVKLDGPTGSLTLHKNSNKSAVFLAGGIGITPFRSMARDAASQKLPHEIFLFYSNRRPVDAAFLQELQQLQRTNPHFHLVATMTKTDKSQLNWSGDTGYLTAEKLQQHLSVLQGPIYYIAGPPSMVAAMRTMLIEAAVDEDDIRTEDFAGY; this is encoded by the coding sequence ATGCCCGAATATCTGACGGAGTTTAAGCATAAGGAGGATGTTGCGGCTGGCACGATGGCATTTCATTTCCGAAAACCTGACGGATTCCAATTTCGTGCTGGGCAGGCAATCGATGTTACGCTGATTGATCCGCCTGAGACCGATGCCGAGGGAAACACACGCGCGTTTTCCATCGCTAGTGCCCCGTCCGACCCCGACCTGGTTATTGCCACGCGCATGCGCAACAGCGCGTTCAAGCGAGTGCTCAAAGTCGCTGGGCCAGGTCTGAAAGTCAAGCTCGACGGCCCCACTGGATCACTTACGCTTCACAAGAATTCGAACAAATCGGCCGTCTTTCTGGCTGGCGGCATTGGGATCACGCCGTTTCGCAGCATGGCACGCGATGCTGCGTCTCAGAAGCTTCCTCACGAGATCTTCCTGTTCTATTCAAATCGTCGGCCGGTGGACGCTGCCTTTCTTCAGGAGCTTCAGCAGCTACAGAGAACAAATCCGCACTTTCACCTGGTGGCGACGATGACGAAGACGGACAAGTCGCAATTGAATTGGAGTGGCGACACAGGGTATCTAACTGCCGAAAAACTCCAGCAACATCTTTCAGTGCTCCAGGGCCCGATTTATTACATCGCGGGTCCGCCGTCGATGGTGGCGGCCATGCGCACGATGCTGATTGAAGCAGCCGTTGACGAGGACGATATCCGTACCGAAGACTTCGCCGGATATTAA